In a genomic window of Mustela nigripes isolate SB6536 chromosome 8, MUSNIG.SB6536, whole genome shotgun sequence:
- the LOC132023744 gene encoding collagen alpha-2(I) chain-like → MSQGTAKGRGSAGGAVRRLRGRGPLHPFSCPSRAPVRERRARRHQKVLLRSAKRPETGVPPPRLHGFHGLRPLSSGLVSTPPRREGEEEPGPGRRRGRRARTRGGRRGGRSRGRSGGRGAGGRGAAWPAGRGAGPAGTRAPSGGGSRARPSPGRDRGGARGIPAGGAGHPVSPPPPKFPGGAAAALPSPAPGLGATLGRELCPRATGPPLQLDPAPPLRPTRIPNLGGAAGLRTRAFLAAAAAAAASSSRGGAGSGPSRAPRLAPRAPPSGSRSAAPAHADAGRPPGAPSPEGQLSADRRRRREVGPARRCPRQRQVWELH, encoded by the exons ATGTCACAAGGAACTGCTAAAGGACGTGGCTCTGCGGGCGGGGCAGTGCGGCGGCTTCGGGGCAGGGGACCCCTCCACCCTTTCTCGTGCCCCTCTCGGGCGCCTGTACGGGAGCGCAGGGCCCGGCGCCACCAG AAGGTGCTCCTCCGCTCCGCGAAGCGTCCAGAGACCGgcgtccccccaccccgcctgcacGGCTTCCACGGCCTCCGCCCCCTCTCCTCCGGGCTAGTCTCGACCCCTCCCCggcgggagggagaggaggagccagGACCGGGCCGGAGGAGGGGGCGGCGCGCCCGGACgcgcggggggcggcggggaggaaGGTCCCGCGGGCGGAGCGGCGGTCGGGGTGCTGGGGGTCGGGGTGCTGCCTGGCCGGCGGGTCGCGGGGCGGGGCCCGCGGGGACCCGGGCGCCCTCGGGCGGCGGAAGCCGGGCGCGCCCCTCGCCAGGCCGGGATCGGGGCGGGGCGCGCGGCATCCCCGCGGGGGGAGCCGGTCACCCGGTCTCGCCGCCGCCACCAAAGTTTCCCGGAGGAGCCGCGGCCGCGCTTCCTTCCCCGGCCCCGGGCTTGGGGGCGACCCTCGGGCGAGAACTGTGTCCGAGGGCGACCGGGCCCCCTCTCCAGCTAGACCCCGCGCCTCCATTGCGCCCAACTCGGATTCCCAACTTGGGAGGCGCCGCGGGCCTGCGCACGCGCGCCTTcctggccgccgccgccgccgccgccgcctcctcctcccgcgggggagcaggctccggGCCGAGCCGCGCGCCGCGACTCGCCCCCCGCGCGCCGCCCTCCGGCTCGCGGTCCGCCGCCCCCGCCCATGCGGACGCCGGCCGGCCGCCCGGTGCGCCCTCGCCCGAGGGCCAGCTGAGCGCGGACCGCCGGCGGCGACGCGAGGTGGGCCCGGCCCGGCGCTGCCCTCGACAGCGGCAAGTTTGGGAGTTGCACTAG